A window of Apium graveolens cultivar Ventura chromosome 8, ASM990537v1, whole genome shotgun sequence contains these coding sequences:
- the LOC141678959 gene encoding uncharacterized protein LOC141678959, translated as MTTSKMARAASTGKLSVTFDANCRQPICLNAERFNNEIGFIVRNHATFSYKDWRLVPEHVRAPLRSYLQENFDIGLHDETTKLCIDEQMWRAWKNYKYKLHSYFKANGGRTDLLTAKRKRHPDFKEDQQEEWEMLCDCWSSTQFQERALKNTINQSKKKWNSKNGSVSTVRHHIRREMELNSSTGQIETWRQNHYDKNGWTGPKLEKLYDDMMNLREAYSPEE; from the exons ATGACGACTTCGAAGATGGCTAGAGCAGCGTCAACAGGAAAGCTGTCGGTAACTTTTGATGCAAATTGTAGGCAACCAATATGTTTGAATGCTGAGAGGTTTAATAATGAGATCGGATTCATCGTTCGTAATCATGCTACATTTTCTTATAAAGACTGGAGACTAGTCCCAGAGCATGTTAGAGCGCCATTGCGAAGCTATCTTCAG GAGAATTTTGACATTGGCTTACATGATGAGACAACTAAACTCTGTATCGATGAGCAAATGTGGAGAGCCTGGAAGAATTATAAATACAAATTACATTCATATTTCAAAGCCAATGGGGGAAGAACTGATTTATTGACAGCTAAAAGAAAGCGACATCCGGACTTCAAAGAAGACCAACAGGAAGAGTGGGAAATGCTATGTGATTGCTGGAGTTCAACTCAATTTCAG GAAAGGGCTTTAAAGAATACCATCAATCAATCTAAAAAGAAGTGGAATTCTAAAAATGGGTCAGTTTCAACTGTGCGACATCATATTCGACGCGAAATGGAATTAAACTCTTCAACTGGACAAATTGAGACTTGGCGTCAAAATCATTATGACAAAAATGGATGGACCGGGCCAAAACTTGAGAAGTTATAT GACGACATGATGAATCTAAGAGAAGCATATTCACCAGAAGAATAG